A stretch of Ipomoea triloba cultivar NCNSP0323 chromosome 11, ASM357664v1 DNA encodes these proteins:
- the LOC115997650 gene encoding uncharacterized protein LOC115997650: MTEISEFKYAYFISGVEIIRIKIPMTSNSFKHEVELVFSNPSQPLPRGMGLFSHNHIVYMVGGYFFKREVCVDRPKVVDVDGLQYFDLVYMFDPTKFEEIPLENIKPLQNLNCDCMMYPNVIRAEDRIYLLSLPDYFGQNFDMIGHAFHFQYFDPNKNLFKTLPPPPVLRDYNLMNMVSLDARCHFFLRGYIYVFITDAKTCFQTFKFNTINSDSEWEDCKSMVDKFKEKNIPFPFLHVGDMGISNELVDNTWILVALNGGALPIAYNVHLSDKGDIDPISHRVLAELHTSDVHKYGRENDWKQLADMGGGRFCVMCCALDEDFLIYGFEIDFELEWTIQSDKTKVSSSSIIFKMEFNHNYPIPLKGQLTGFCIASAPPPLASPDNEDQDKNDRKSKRKRGSRLFVYLFPALLLLLLRRR; the protein is encoded by the exons ATGACGGAAATCTCAGAATTCAAATATGCTTATTTCATTTCCGGAGTAGAAATAATTCGGATTAAAATCCCTATGACATCTAATAGTTTTAAACACGAAGTCGAGCTTGTGTTCTCTAATCCATCTCAACCTCTTCCAAGAGGTATGGGACTCTTTAGCCACAATCACATTGTATATATGGTTGGGGGCTACTTTTTCAAAAGGGAGGTGTGCGTGGACAGACCTAAGGTTGTGGATGTGGATGGACTTCAATATTTCGATCTTGTTTATATGTTTGATCCAACCAAGTTTGAAGAAATTCCGCTTGAAAATATTAAACCACTTCAGAACTTAAACTGTGATTGCATGATGTATCCTAACGTCATTCGAGCTGAGGATCGGATTTACCTGTTGTCACTGCCTGATTATTTTGGTCAAAATTTTGACATGATCGGACACGCCTTCCATTTTCAATACTTTGATCCAAACAAGAATTTGTTTAAAACCCTGCCACCCCCACCCGTCCTACgtgattataatttaatgaacaTGGTTAGTCTTGATGCACGGTGTCATTTTTTCCTTAgaggttatatatatgtgtttattaCAGACGCCAAGACTTGTTTTCAAACATTTAAGTTCAACACCATAAATTCAGATTCAGAATGGGAGGATTGCAAGTCCATGGTGGACaaatttaaagagaaaaatattcctTTTCCCTTCTTACATGTTGGCGATATGGGGATTTCGAATGAATTGGTTGATAACACTTGGATTCTAGTCGCCCTTAATGGTGGTGCTCTGCCCATTGCATATAATGTTCACCTTAGTGACAAGGGTGATATTGATCCTATATCTCATAGGGTTCTGGCTGAACTTCATACTTCGGATGTTCATAAGTATGGCAGAGAAAATGATTGGAAACAATTAGCTGATATGGGAGGTGGTAGGTTTTGTGTGATGTGCTGTGCTTTAGATGAAGATTTTTTGATATACGGCTTCGAAATTGATTTTGAACTTGAATGGACCATTCAAAGTGATAAAACTAAAGTGAGTTCGTCatctattattttcaaaatggaatTCAATCATAATTACCCCATCCCTTTGAAGGGTCAACTTACCGGTTTCTGTATAGC ctctgctcctcctcctcttgcaTCTCCCGACAATGAAGACCAAGACAAGAATGATAGGAAGAGTAAGAGAAAAAGGGGAAGTAgattgtttgtatatttatttccaGCTCTGCTCCTCCTTCTCCTCCGGCGCCGCTGA
- the LOC115997654 gene encoding probable 2-oxoglutarate-dependent dioxygenase AOP1, protein MGSLTPLKLPVIDFTKEDMKPGTYSWVSARRESVSALEEYGCFVALYDKVSSEVHERVFKGLVELFDLPTNVKVQNKSTKPLYGYVGQIPIVPLYESMXESMGIDHANTLQGIQSFTKLMWPHGNHDFSEAMLVYSKVAAELEEMVVRMVFESYGVEKYYESHVKSACYLARVMKYREAQENEPKLGFVSHTDKSFMSTIYQNCHINGLEIKTKNGDWFGVQLSPSSIVVMAGDAIMAWSNNRIKSPHHRVMMEGKGPRYSIAQFSFMEKTMIQTPTELVDDDHPLQFKPFDHLHYLDFFSKEENRRLPCALKTYCGV, encoded by the exons atgggTTCCTTAACACCCTTAAAACTTCCTGTGATTGATTTCACTAAGGAAGACATGAAACCCGGCACATATTCCTGGGTTTCAGCTCGTCGAGAATCTGTGTCGGCCCTTGAAGAGTATGGCTGCTTTGTAGCATTGTACGATAAAGTATCATCAGAAGTTCATGAGAGGGTTTTCAAAGGTTTGGTGGAGTTGTTTGATCTTCCTACGAATGTTAAAGTTCAGAATAAGTCCACAAAACCCTTGTATGGCTACGTGGGACAAATCCCAATCGTCCCTCTTTATGAGAGCATGGNTGAGAGCATGGGCATTGATCATGCGAACACTCTTCAAGGAATTCAGAGCTTCACAAAACTCATGTGGCCTCATGGGAATCATGATTTCAG TGAGGCAATGCTGGTGTACTCAAAAGTAGCAGCAGAGCTGGAAGAAATGGTGGTGAGGATGGTGTTTGAGAGCTATGGCGTAGAGAAGTATTATGAATCCCACGTTAAGTCTGCGTGTTATTTGGCAAGGGTTATGAAGTACAGAGAAGCCCAAGAGAATGAACCTAAATTAGGGTTTGTTTCCCACACAGACAAGAGTTTCATGTCCACAATTTATCAGAATTGTCATATCAATGGCTTGGAGATCAAGACTAAAAATGGTGATTGGTTTGGTGTTCAGCTCTCTCCTTCTTCCATTGTAGTCATGGCTGGTGATGCAATTATG GCTTGGAGCAACAACAGAATAAAATCTCCCCATCACAGAGTGATGATGGAAGGGAAAGGTCCAAGATACTCTATTGCTCAGTTCTCCTTCATGGAAAAAACCATGATTCAAACTCCCACTGAACTGGTTGATGATGATCATCCCTTGCAGTTTAAGCCGTTTGATCACCTCCATTATCTCGACTTTTTTAGCAAAGAGGAGAATCGTCGACTCCCCTGTGCTCTCAAGACTTATTGCGGTGTTTAA